In Panacibacter ginsenosidivorans, the following proteins share a genomic window:
- a CDS encoding bifunctional aldolase/short-chain dehydrogenase, whose translation MGTIKNDEIYSSPLGVGGFKHVSYLWDEAKAAELAGDEVALLVYRSNLLGADLRLTNYGGGNTSCKAMAKDPLTGKETEVMWVKGSGGDLGTMKRNGLAALYVDRLRSLKNIYRGLEYEDEMVELFNHCIYDLASKAPSIDTPLHGFLPFKHIDHLHPDAAIAIAAAKDGEKITKELFNGTIGWVKWQKPGFELGLMLKQCLDENPGIRGIMLGSHGLFTWGDTAYESYINTLEVIERCAQYLEDNYGKKGAIFGGQKIEPLPKEERLKKAATLAPILRGLCSSGYPKNSPSGVGGMIGHFTDDDRVLQFINSNDLERLAPLGTSCPDHFLRTKISPLVLNLSTDEDVTNTAAIKEKIAPLFEAYRKMYTEYYNSCKHPNSPAIRDANPVIILYPGVGMFSFAKDKQTTRVASEFYINAINVMRGAEAVSEYTSLPRQEAFNIEYWLLEEAKLQRMPKPKSLSGRIALITGSAGGIGKAIAKRFAEEGACIIINDINEGRMNEAMQEFQKQFGRDTAASTLLDVTDNASIEKAYANAVLAFGGVDIVVNNAGISISKSITDHSIEDWDKLYDILVKGQFLVSKLGVEIMRKQNIGGDIINIVSKNSVVAGPNNAGYGSAKAAQAHLTRLLAAELGADKIRVNTVNPDAVIANSNIWAGGWAEGRAKAYGITVEELPAYYAKRTLLNEVILPEDIANACYAFVGGLLNKSTGNTLNVDGGVAMAFLR comes from the coding sequence ATGGGCACAATTAAAAATGATGAGATTTACAGCTCCCCTTTAGGGGTTGGGGGTTTCAAACACGTTTCATATTTGTGGGACGAAGCCAAAGCAGCAGAACTTGCAGGCGATGAAGTAGCCTTATTGGTATATCGTTCTAACTTGCTTGGAGCTGACCTGCGCTTGACAAACTACGGTGGCGGCAACACATCCTGTAAAGCAATGGCCAAAGATCCTTTGACGGGAAAAGAAACAGAAGTGATGTGGGTAAAAGGCAGTGGCGGCGATCTTGGTACCATGAAACGCAACGGACTTGCAGCTTTATATGTTGACCGTTTACGCAGTCTGAAAAATATCTATCGGGGGTTAGAATATGAAGATGAAATGGTAGAGTTGTTCAATCATTGCATTTATGATCTTGCATCAAAAGCTCCTTCAATAGATACACCGTTGCATGGATTTCTTCCATTCAAACATATCGACCATTTACATCCTGATGCAGCTATTGCAATCGCGGCTGCAAAAGATGGAGAGAAAATAACAAAGGAATTATTCAACGGAACAATCGGTTGGGTAAAATGGCAGAAACCCGGTTTTGAACTCGGCCTCATGTTGAAACAATGTCTTGATGAAAATCCTGGTATCCGTGGCATTATGCTTGGCTCACATGGATTATTTACCTGGGGCGATACAGCTTATGAAAGCTATATCAACACCCTTGAAGTAATTGAGCGTTGCGCACAATACCTTGAAGATAATTATGGAAAGAAAGGCGCCATTTTCGGCGGACAAAAAATAGAACCATTACCCAAAGAAGAACGGTTGAAAAAAGCAGCAACACTCGCTCCAATTTTAAGGGGATTGTGTTCATCAGGTTACCCTAAAAACTCCCCTTCAGGGGTTGGGGGCATGATCGGTCATTTTACCGATGATGACCGTGTATTACAATTCATCAATTCAAATGACCTTGAAAGATTAGCGCCTCTTGGTACAAGCTGCCCCGACCATTTTCTGCGTACAAAAATTTCTCCGCTTGTATTAAATCTTTCAACAGATGAAGACGTAACGAATACTGCAGCAATCAAAGAAAAGATCGCTCCGTTGTTTGAAGCATACAGAAAGATGTATACGGAATATTACAACAGTTGCAAACATCCAAACAGTCCTGCTATACGTGATGCAAATCCCGTGATCATTTTATATCCCGGTGTAGGTATGTTCAGCTTTGCAAAAGATAAACAAACAACAAGGGTAGCTTCAGAATTTTATATCAATGCTATTAATGTTATGCGTGGCGCCGAAGCAGTTAGTGAATACACATCATTGCCAAGGCAGGAAGCATTCAACATTGAATACTGGTTATTGGAAGAAGCCAAGCTGCAACGCATGCCCAAGCCAAAATCATTGAGCGGCAGAATTGCACTCATAACAGGAAGCGCAGGAGGAATAGGAAAAGCAATTGCTAAAAGATTCGCAGAAGAAGGTGCATGTATTATCATTAATGATATTAATGAAGGGCGTATGAATGAAGCCATGCAGGAATTTCAAAAACAATTTGGCAGAGATACTGCCGCATCAACATTACTCGATGTAACAGATAATGCTTCTATCGAAAAAGCTTATGCAAATGCAGTACTTGCTTTTGGTGGTGTCGACATTGTGGTAAACAATGCGGGCATCAGCATTTCAAAATCTATCACTGATCATTCAATTGAAGATTGGGATAAGCTGTATGATATTTTGGTGAAAGGTCAGTTTCTGGTATCAAAGCTTGGCGTGGAGATCATGCGCAAACAAAATATTGGCGGAGACATCATCAATATTGTCTCAAAAAATTCTGTAGTTGCCGGGCCAAACAATGCAGGTTATGGAAGCGCAAAAGCTGCGCAGGCGCATCTTACACGTTTGCTGGCTGCAGAACTTGGTGCAGATAAGATACGTGTAAACACTGTAAACCCTGATGCGGTTATTGCAAACAGTAATATATGGGCTGGCGGCTGGGCAGAAGGCCGTGCAAAAGCATACGGCATCACGGTTGAAGAGTTGCCCGCATACTATGCAAAGCGCACTTTGCTCAATGAAGTTATTCTG
- the rhaT gene encoding L-rhamnose/proton symporter RhaT has protein sequence MQAILGVIFHFIGGFASGSFYMPYKKVKGWHWESFWIVGGIFSWLIVPPLAAYLTIPGFADIIKGASGSTIGLAYMFGVLWGIGGLTYGLGVRYLGVSLGSSIILGLCMVFGAIIPSIYYDLFPKEGKDTFSMLTGSQWGLTVLAGLAVCIVGIIICGKAGMMKEKQLVKEATDPHGMETKTEYKFALGMFVSIVSGVLSACFNFGLEAGKPMADLANELWKAANPNQGNFLYQNNVTYVVVLWGGLTTNFIWCMILNARNKTFNDYTNKQTPLLKNYIFSALAGTTWFLQFFFYGMGESKLGNGPSSWILHMAFIILTANMWGLVLKEWKGVNKKTITTIVLGIITIIVSVLLVGYGNSIK, from the coding sequence ATGCAGGCTATACTCGGAGTTATTTTTCATTTCATCGGAGGTTTTGCTTCAGGCAGTTTTTATATGCCTTATAAGAAAGTAAAGGGCTGGCATTGGGAAAGCTTCTGGATCGTTGGAGGCATCTTTTCCTGGTTGATTGTTCCGCCGCTTGCCGCTTATCTTACCATTCCAGGTTTTGCAGATATCATCAAAGGTGCCAGTGGCAGTACCATTGGTCTTGCCTATATGTTTGGTGTGCTTTGGGGCATTGGTGGATTAACCTATGGCCTGGGCGTTCGCTACCTTGGCGTTTCACTTGGCAGCAGTATTATTCTTGGATTATGCATGGTGTTCGGTGCAATTATTCCTTCCATTTATTATGATCTTTTTCCTAAAGAAGGTAAAGATACTTTTAGCATGTTGACTGGTTCGCAGTGGGGTCTCACAGTTCTTGCGGGACTTGCAGTTTGTATTGTTGGTATCATCATCTGTGGTAAAGCCGGGATGATGAAAGAGAAGCAATTAGTAAAAGAGGCTACTGACCCGCATGGAATGGAAACAAAGACCGAATATAAATTTGCACTCGGCATGTTTGTTTCTATTGTATCGGGTGTGTTAAGTGCATGTTTCAATTTTGGTCTCGAAGCCGGTAAACCAATGGCCGATCTTGCCAATGAATTATGGAAAGCAGCTAATCCAAATCAAGGCAATTTTTTATACCAGAATAATGTAACTTATGTGGTGGTTTTATGGGGTGGTTTAACAACAAATTTTATCTGGTGCATGATATTAAATGCACGCAACAAAACATTTAATGATTATACAAATAAACAAACACCGCTGTTAAAGAATTATATTTTTTCTGCATTGGCAGGCACTACATGGTTCTTACAATTTTTTTTCTATGGCATGGGCGAAAGCAAGCTGGGCAATGGCCCCAGTTCATGGATACTGCACATGGCATTCATCATCCTCACGGCAAATATGTGGGGGCTGGTATTAAAAGAATGGAAAGGCGTAAACAAAAAAACGATCACAACAATTGTATTAGGAATAATAACCATTATAGTTTCTGTATTGTTGGTGGGTTATGGGAATTCGATAAAATAA
- a CDS encoding DoxX family membrane protein, translated as MKKATLISRIILGFIYLVFGLDYFFHFIPYEPNHTGIVAAFKKSLVDIGYFYPMIKSIQIVGGISLLINQYAPFFAVVVFPISVNVFLYHTILVPSAWWMGVLLLVPNLFLGYAYRKYYSGMFIRKPKL; from the coding sequence ATGAAAAAGGCAACATTGATCTCTCGTATTATATTAGGGTTTATTTATCTCGTCTTCGGGCTTGATTATTTTTTTCATTTTATTCCGTATGAACCAAACCATACCGGGATAGTAGCCGCATTTAAAAAATCGCTTGTGGACATAGGATATTTTTACCCTATGATAAAATCAATACAAATCGTTGGCGGTATATCACTTTTGATAAACCAATACGCACCCTTTTTTGCGGTCGTAGTATTTCCAATCAGTGTAAATGTTTTTTTGTACCACACTATTTTGGTGCCTTCTGCCTGGTGGATGGGCGTTTTACTCCTCGTTCCTAACTTGTTTTTAGGATATGCATATAGGAAATATTATAGTGGTATGTTTATAAGAAAACCGAAATTGTAA
- a CDS encoding alpha-L-rhamnosidase-related protein, whose protein sequence is MKKSSLIFFVLCLVTAANAQDIYKEQRGGWLQKAEESKPPLIETIKQPVTLVTLVQDDNVFQHWKAVKSKPVDSLYNNSFKKQSGVVVDFGEHLTGYFTFSVEELNRAADAPLRIKFTFGEVPSELATPFDPYPGGLSRAWLQDEIITISDVPSTITIPRRFAFCYVKMELLGSSVYSDFRITNVSFKASTSVNTTPGALAATTNKMIGDIDRIGLTTLKECMQTVYEDGPKRDRRLWIGDLYLESLANIYSYKNYALTKHCLYLLAGLSYEDGVAPSNVFERPKPHPQINPLFDYALIYDVAVKEYVQATGDKQTALDLWPLIKQQLEIPKKYLGEDGMLDYEKANKEWWLFFDWRNGLDKQAALQGVVIWAYKNTYELAKMIGKENEVAELPALVKKMTDATHKNLYDKTSGVFVSGKDNQVSYASQAWMVLSGVATKVEGATALKKLPTMQNVVYPGAPYLYHYVIEAMIQCDLKQEAKELLTNYWGGMVNKGADTFWEVYDPKDDFLSPYKFFPVNSYCHAWSCTPVYFIRKYPEIFQQ, encoded by the coding sequence ATGAAAAAAAGCAGCCTTATTTTTTTTGTCCTTTGCCTCGTTACAGCAGCAAATGCACAGGATATCTACAAAGAGCAGCGTGGCGGATGGTTGCAAAAAGCAGAAGAAAGCAAACCTCCATTAATTGAAACAATTAAACAGCCCGTAACACTTGTTACGCTTGTGCAGGATGACAATGTATTCCAGCATTGGAAAGCAGTCAAATCAAAACCCGTTGATTCGTTATATAATAATTCTTTCAAAAAACAATCTGGTGTAGTGGTAGATTTTGGTGAACATCTAACCGGCTATTTTACTTTTAGTGTAGAAGAATTGAACCGGGCAGCAGATGCACCGTTGCGTATAAAATTTACTTTTGGCGAAGTGCCTTCTGAACTCGCAACGCCATTCGATCCTTATCCCGGTGGTTTAAGCCGGGCATGGCTGCAGGATGAGATCATAACCATTTCAGATGTGCCATCAACGATTACTATTCCGCGGCGCTTTGCTTTTTGTTATGTAAAAATGGAATTGCTGGGGAGTTCTGTTTATTCAGATTTTCGGATCACCAATGTTTCATTTAAAGCATCTACTTCGGTGAATACAACTCCCGGCGCACTTGCCGCAACAACAAATAAAATGATCGGGGATATAGACAGAATTGGATTGACCACTTTAAAAGAATGCATGCAAACAGTGTATGAAGATGGTCCGAAACGTGACAGAAGATTATGGATCGGTGATCTTTATCTTGAATCACTTGCCAATATTTATTCTTACAAAAATTATGCGCTTACCAAACATTGTTTGTATTTGCTTGCAGGTCTTAGTTATGAAGATGGCGTAGCACCTTCTAATGTTTTTGAAAGACCAAAACCACATCCGCAGATCAATCCTTTATTCGATTATGCTTTGATCTATGATGTGGCTGTGAAAGAATATGTGCAGGCAACAGGCGATAAGCAAACAGCACTTGATCTCTGGCCGCTTATAAAACAACAATTAGAAATCCCCAAAAAATATCTCGGCGAAGATGGCATGCTCGATTATGAAAAAGCAAACAAAGAATGGTGGCTCTTCTTCGATTGGCGCAACGGTTTGGATAAACAGGCAGCGTTGCAGGGTGTTGTTATCTGGGCATATAAAAACACGTACGAACTTGCAAAGATGATCGGTAAAGAAAATGAAGTAGCGGAGCTTCCTGCTTTAGTAAAAAAGATGACCGATGCAACACACAAAAATTTATACGATAAAACTTCCGGTGTTTTTGTAAGTGGAAAAGACAACCAGGTTTCTTATGCATCGCAGGCATGGATGGTGCTTAGCGGTGTTGCCACAAAAGTAGAAGGCGCTACTGCATTAAAGAAATTACCAACAATGCAAAACGTCGTATATCCCGGTGCACCTTATTTGTATCATTATGTTATTGAAGCAATGATCCAATGCGATCTGAAGCAGGAAGCAAAAGAACTGCTCACAAATTATTGGGGTGGTATGGTAAACAAAGGCGCAGATACTTTTTGGGAAGTGTACGATCCCAAAGATGATTTTTTATCACCGTATAAATTTTTTCCTGTAAACAGTTATTGTCATGCATGGAGCTGCACGCCTGTTTATTTTATAAGAAAATACCCGGAGATATTTCAGCAGTAA
- a CDS encoding VOC family protein: MKKITLIILLIATSFIAGFAFKGMLTTQNNETQEKKKVTGIGGIFFKCKDPGKMREWYKTHLGLNTNQYGAVFEWRQGADTTKKGFTQWSPFKETTHYFEPSTKDFMINYRVENIELLVEDLKKNAVTVLDTIETYDYGKFVHILDIENNKIELWEPNDIVYEKMGKQMGAGTTK; this comes from the coding sequence ATGAAAAAGATAACTTTAATTATCCTTTTGATCGCCACATCCTTTATTGCCGGTTTTGCATTCAAAGGGATGCTAACTACACAAAACAACGAAACACAGGAAAAGAAAAAAGTAACTGGTATAGGTGGTATTTTTTTTAAATGCAAAGACCCCGGTAAAATGAGGGAATGGTATAAAACACATCTGGGTTTAAATACTAACCAGTACGGGGCAGTTTTTGAATGGCGGCAAGGTGCAGACACTACCAAAAAGGGGTTTACACAATGGAGCCCTTTTAAAGAAACTACCCATTACTTCGAGCCTTCTACAAAAGACTTCATGATAAATTACAGGGTTGAAAACATAGAATTGCTTGTTGAAGATTTAAAAAAGAATGCAGTTACCGTTTTAGATACTATTGAAACATACGACTACGGAAAGTTTGTTCACATTCTTGATATTGAAAACAACAAAATAGAATTATGGGAACCCAATGATATAGTATATGAAAAAATGGGTAAACAAATGGGTGCCGGGACTACGAAATAA
- a CDS encoding TonB-dependent receptor, whose product MKHCSTLFLTLLLTSSHCLFGQPPSVNPDFVSTLFSDFIQNSEKSILLQTDRNIYIAGEKIWFKAYTANSGDKSLSNYRNLFVDLVNDKDSVIDQLVLNNTQQRTNGVLDLPDSIASGFYWIRCYTAKQLAGDSANIFIEPVFILNKKLHDQSAYATQYERMYRNKNIKPDIHFFAERLTAIPGVISTGVIEIKDNYNNPLSVKGNLINSKDSVISVFTTNKLGLSRLTFINDPSEKYNVVFHLSGTDIKYPLPAAGQHDAQLSVARQTSKTIKAFVTLEESLPADMHTTILAVKGDSLCYAAVGTGSYGITIPLENFPHGIARLLLFDENKQLLSERKIYVPKEDVQIEIKPGKKKYDARENAAIHIKLTDPNSNPVAASLNVAVQDEWISQFADSIEVDAPPPSNELLLDKWVQLNNSKYSADDIDLLMATLTSNKQVNYTNTTTVIDKYDDNTKLLSLIGKVIDKKGNSINDRVVTLLTRNVQGFFMDVDTTGKDGMFDLPIPQGNDSLRLSLQVTDKHKAQRLEDSIVVDSFDFPVFPTPLSVKQQYMAENINTVSSLRKYHIDTAITFQGKGWLAPVTVTTVKKEEPNYDVSKRISSMSQILTGDKLSRSYGSVGLALLTVPGVSYAYGDITIFGLGISKPLILMDGAEFPLPNDAIPGPDGPVMTFLNSLSPSDIDFIEVLRGGEAAFYGVRGADGVISINTKHGTGRIDYSKTNFRSFIPITYHTATKFPMPDYSNKEVKSSTIPDPRTTIYWNGDLSTNQNGEADVNFFTADNATNYTVTVTGVTAKGDLIYKRITISNSGKIK is encoded by the coding sequence ATGAAACACTGCTCTACCCTTTTTCTAACGTTATTGCTGACATCGTCACACTGCCTGTTTGGGCAACCACCTTCTGTTAACCCCGATTTTGTAAGTACACTTTTCTCGGATTTTATACAAAACTCAGAAAAAAGTATACTGCTGCAGACAGACAGAAATATTTATATAGCAGGTGAAAAAATATGGTTTAAAGCATACACGGCAAATAGCGGTGATAAGTCTTTGAGCAATTACAGGAACCTGTTTGTTGATCTTGTAAATGACAAAGACAGTGTTATAGATCAACTGGTGCTCAACAATACACAGCAGCGCACAAACGGTGTTTTAGATCTGCCTGATTCTATTGCGTCGGGTTTTTACTGGATAAGATGTTACACCGCCAAACAACTTGCAGGTGACAGTGCAAATATTTTTATTGAACCTGTATTTATCTTAAATAAAAAATTGCATGATCAAAGTGCTTATGCAACCCAATATGAAAGAATGTACAGGAATAAAAATATTAAACCTGACATTCATTTTTTTGCAGAACGGCTTACAGCAATACCCGGCGTTATTTCAACAGGTGTAATTGAAATAAAAGACAATTATAATAATCCTTTATCAGTAAAGGGGAATCTTATCAACAGTAAAGATTCTGTAATATCAGTATTTACAACAAACAAACTTGGACTTTCACGTCTTACTTTTATTAATGATCCTTCAGAAAAATATAACGTTGTTTTTCATTTGAGTGGCACAGATATTAAATATCCGTTACCTGCTGCCGGTCAACATGATGCCCAGCTTTCTGTTGCCAGGCAAACATCAAAAACAATAAAAGCATTTGTAACACTTGAAGAATCCTTGCCTGCTGATATGCATACCACTATTCTCGCTGTTAAAGGTGATAGCTTGTGTTATGCAGCGGTTGGTACCGGCAGTTATGGTATTACCATACCGCTTGAAAATTTTCCACATGGTATTGCCAGATTATTACTGTTTGATGAGAACAAACAATTATTAAGCGAAAGAAAAATTTATGTTCCAAAAGAAGATGTGCAGATAGAAATAAAACCGGGAAAAAAGAAATATGATGCAAGAGAAAATGCAGCAATTCATATTAAACTAACAGACCCAAACAGTAACCCTGTTGCGGCATCACTTAATGTTGCTGTACAGGACGAATGGATATCTCAGTTTGCTGACAGTATTGAAGTTGATGCACCTCCCCCATCCAATGAATTGCTGCTGGATAAATGGGTACAGCTTAATAACAGCAAATATTCTGCTGATGATATTGATCTTTTAATGGCAACATTAACATCCAATAAGCAGGTGAACTATACAAACACCACAACCGTAATTGATAAATATGATGATAATACAAAGCTCCTGAGCCTCATTGGAAAAGTAATTGATAAAAAAGGTAATAGCATAAATGACAGGGTTGTGACATTGCTAACAAGAAATGTGCAGGGCTTTTTTATGGATGTTGATACAACCGGCAAAGATGGAATGTTTGATCTGCCCATTCCCCAGGGTAACGATAGTCTCAGGCTTTCGTTACAGGTTACTGACAAACACAAAGCGCAAAGACTGGAAGATAGCATTGTAGTTGATAGTTTTGATTTTCCGGTTTTCCCAACGCCATTATCTGTAAAGCAACAATATATGGCGGAAAATATAAATACAGTTTCTTCTTTGCGTAAATACCATATTGATACAGCAATTACTTTCCAGGGCAAAGGGTGGCTTGCACCTGTAACGGTAACAACCGTAAAAAAAGAAGAACCGAACTATGACGTATCTAAAAGAATAAGTTCAATGTCTCAAATTCTTACAGGTGATAAACTCAGTCGCAGCTACGGCTCTGTAGGACTGGCCTTATTAACTGTTCCAGGAGTATCATATGCGTATGGAGATATCACCATTTTTGGATTGGGCATATCCAAGCCGCTTATTCTTATGGATGGCGCTGAATTCCCTTTACCCAACGATGCCATTCCCGGACCGGATGGGCCGGTTATGACTTTTCTAAATTCATTATCTCCTTCAGATATTGATTTCATTGAAGTTTTAAGAGGTGGAGAGGCCGCTTTTTATGGCGTGCGTGGTGCCGATGGAGTAATTTCCATTAATACAAAACATGGTACGGGACGTATTGATTACAGTAAAACAAATTTTAGATCATTTATACCAATCACTTATCATACGGCTACGAAATTTCCAATGCCAGACTACTCAAATAAAGAAGTAAAAAGCAGTACCATTCCTGATCCACGCACAACTATATATTGGAATGGCGATCTCTCAACAAATCAAAATGGCGAGGCAGACGTAAATTTCTTTACGGCAGATAATGCAACTAATTATACCGTAACAGTAACCGGTGTAACAGCAAAAGGTGATCTTATTTATAAACGTATTACTATAAGCAACAGCGGAAAAATAAAATAA
- a CDS encoding tetratricopeptide repeat protein, translated as MKYIFLLPLILFCNSLNAQDTSLQPIKAALCNCFEKNKSRKPLNLNKPLGDCIDKAFGDNVQIVVDKAIKKFGKDAKANFEHFALDISAEVMVETVSTCDVYYKYMDSSRFYQVSKNKDSLRKMINYRTYKMDRSLSANFYYFRAEVYFELGDYTHAIKDLDSSVITNPTDYRGLELKGNIMEVQKDYEKALRLYQKAYDIKHAVHLEDLKEYPDEYADGEELSLLIEIAVTKRKMKEQKQNP; from the coding sequence ATGAAATATATTTTCTTACTGCCGCTTATTCTTTTCTGTAATTCTCTAAATGCACAAGACACATCATTACAACCTATAAAAGCAGCGTTGTGCAATTGCTTTGAAAAAAACAAATCAAGAAAACCTCTTAATCTTAATAAACCTTTAGGGGATTGCATAGACAAAGCGTTTGGCGATAATGTACAAATAGTAGTAGACAAGGCAATAAAAAAATTCGGTAAAGATGCTAAAGCAAATTTTGAACATTTTGCTTTAGATATTTCTGCAGAGGTGATGGTGGAAACAGTAAGTACGTGTGACGTCTACTACAAGTATATGGATTCCTCACGATTTTATCAGGTCAGTAAAAACAAAGACAGCTTGCGGAAAATGATAAATTACAGAACGTATAAAATGGACAGGTCTTTAAGTGCCAACTTTTACTATTTCCGCGCAGAAGTATACTTTGAGTTGGGTGATTATACACATGCCATTAAAGATTTAGATAGTTCGGTTATAACAAATCCTACAGATTATAGAGGCCTGGAACTAAAAGGCAATATCATGGAAGTTCAAAAAGATTATGAAAAGGCCTTGCGGCTTTATCAGAAAGCTTATGATATTAAGCATGCTGTACATCTTGAAGACCTTAAAGAATACCCGGATGAGTATGCAGATGGCGAAGAGCTTTCTTTACTGATTGAGATAGCTGTTACGAAAAGAAAAATGAAAGAACAAAAGCAGAACCCGTAA